CTTTCATTCATCAAAGATTTTCTCCAAACAAAACAAATGAAACATGCATACGTTGAAGATCATGATCAATGTGTAACAAAGGAAAATGCCGAAGAGAAACTAATGCTACTTGTGCTATAACTAACAACGGCAACCACAGCAAAAGCAGCAAAACAGTCTTTCCACATTAGGTCACTATAACCAACTCATACCCAAAAACATGAGAACTTTGAGCAACCAcggaaaaaatataaataataacaattaacTAACAGCAAGCTATGCAAAAagatttattatttactatttttattttcatcatGATGATATAATTATATTGCACATTGTGCAGACTAATCAACCATCCTTAGGAGCTAAATTCTTACAGTAGTGGAAAACAACTCTGCATGAAGAACAATGCACTAATTGCAAAGCTAGCCTCTTCCTGGGCACTCAAGTAAATGATCCTATAAGTCTATAACAAGATATAGTGACAAggacaaaaaaatttaactggCACTAAAAAATCAAAAGACTAAAAAAATGAGATGAAACCTTCAGCTTCCTTCACTCATCTTGAGTCTCTTGGATGACCCGAACACCCTCCCAATCGAATCAATGGTCCGCTGCCGCGACTCAAGGATCATCTCCATCCGCCTGTTCTCCATCTCCAACCTCCGCCTCTCAGTTTCCTTCACGATCCTCATCTTCAAATTCTCCATCCCAATGAACCTCTCAGTGAAGTCTTTTATCTCTGTACTCAAACCCGAAACCAAAGCCCTCTCATCCACCATTACCACTCCTCTCtcgtcaccaccaccaccaccacaattaccatcatcatcatcatcatcatcatcatcatcaagataattaacatcatcatcatcatagtcAGCATCATCAAATCTCCACAATCCTTTTGGAACACGATCCCTCAAAATCCCACTACACTTGTTCATTGAGGGTTTCTTGCTAAGAAGATAATTAATActctttgattttatataattttccctttcttcattttcctcAATGAAATCATCGTCATTTTGATCGAAACTTCCGTAATTACCGTACTCGTCGTTGCCGCCCGTAGGCGCCATGGAGGTTATGGGCCGGGCGGAGATCGGCATTGGGCCACGCTCCAGCTCATCCATAAGGCCATAATACTGCCACGTGGCACGGGCAGGGACGCGGGAGGTGGTGAGAAGATGTTGCTTCTTCTCGGCTCGGTGGCGCTGGCGGAGCTTCTCCATCTTGTGGCGACACTGGACGGCGGACTTGCAAGGATGGTTAAAGTCGTAGCCGCAGCGGGCGGCGACGACGACGGCGACCTCTTCCCACTGGTTGGCCCGGAGCGGGCCGCGCTTCAAGGCGTACCATTTCTCCTGGTACGCCCTGATCAGGTTAACGGTCTCCTGGTGAGTCCATGGAATCGGTTGGGGTTTCTTGGTGGGCGAAACGGCGTCGTTTGTGGTGTTTGTTGTTGTGGTTGTGGTTGTGGTAGCGGTTATGGTGGTAATTGGAGCAATTAGTTTTGGAGATGAGGGTGTGGGTGTGGGTGTGGGTGTGGGTGAGGAGGCCATTGGTGATGTGAATTGTGTGTTAGGGTTGTGACTTACGAGTTATTTATGGTTGGTTAGGGTATTTGGCTGCGTGAGTTTGGGGTTGGGGTGGTTATGTTTGTTTGGTGTTGAGGTGTTATTATTACTAAGTGAATTGGGTGGGTGACTTTGGGGGTTGACATTTGGTGTTGTGGTGGTGGTGAacggtgatggtggtggtggttgtgacTTGTGAGCGTGGCGGGTGTGTTCGTGGGTTTTGGGACAGTGACAGGGCGTTGAGGGAGGGAGCATAGTGGGCTGTGTCACAGACAGTTAGTGCGCAGGCTGTGGCAGACTGGCAGTTGTGGGACGGTGATGGACCAGACTAGACTGCTCtcagtttttactttttagtgtGTCTAGTTTGGGCCTTTGGGCTTCTACGTAACCGCTCCGGTTGcattttataatagaaaaaacaaaataacgACCAAAAACTCGACACCAAACACGCATCCTCGTccataaaacacaaaatgaaACGCAAGGCATCTAAGTAATAAACATGGGGGTTATAAACTTATaatacacacacaaaaaaaaggCAGTTTATACTTTATAGCTCGATAAGGTTTATATCCCAAAGAGAACATAAACAGCCGAAAACTTTAAATCAGAATGGATCTTATTTAGGTGTTTACCAATATGGATAATCTTATTAAGTGTCCTTCTATGATAAAAATGTAAATCCATataaatttatagatattttttaaatttattttggagTGACACGTACATAACACTAATTGTCGAAGTGTCTTTTGCAAGTATCGACGTCATTGTTCTTTCATTGGTGACGTATACCTCATCCTGACGGAAAGCTTACAAGTATTTATCGACAGACGAGTTATACACCGGTCAACCTCTACCAGAACAATTGACACCGTGTGTGGAGAAATGAGAAATAAAAATCTTTCGAATCTCTAGATGGTACAATGCTACCTAACTCTTGAAATATTTCTTCTTTAAAGCAATATTATAACTAAAAGACAGGGATATgcttgtactctttttcctactcaCAAGATTTTTTCCAAAAAGAGTTTTGCTTGAAGAAGTTTTAACGAGACAAACTTACCTGCATCTTCATAAACAAAGATAGTATAATAAATCATTATGGCCTAAAAAAtgccgatctatatctattatctcttttttatttatatctatCATCTCTATTTTCTGATCTATATTTGttatctctgtttttcgatcttatctctatttttttatctatacctgttatttttgtttttcgatctatatctgttatctctattttctgaTTTATATCTCATGcacttttttctatttatatatataaagaaaaaagtgCAGTTAGTTCGATCCAACCTATTCTTGAAATAAACAACTCGCACACACTtcctttccaaaaaaaaaaacaatctatatctttatttttcgatctatatctgttatctctgtttttcgatctatatctgttatctctatttcttgatctatatctattatctctatttttttgatatatatttattatctcTGTTTTCTGATCTATATTTATTATctctatttttgttattaataaaaatattctcaaataatttaaaaaagcaacaaaaatatcaataattaaatatgtattctcaaaaaatattttaaaaattaaattttaatgcaGTATTTTGCAAGCATAATTAGcaaaatgagatatttttatccttaaaattttgtaactttttgttaagtatattttttatgattcttttgtcaacaatcaataatacttttaaaaatatatatatatatatatattatcaaatttttgtctattttttgtgtgtattttttaaatagttatttaaatattcttataaaatttttgttgaaaaaattatgataaagaagaagataacAAAACTTATATTTCTTGTAGTTTTAAAACAtgattagattatttttttagagataTATTTATCTCCATACTTAATTGTTATAGAGTTGATGATAATATTCTTCCAGAATATAATAAAacatatgaattttttatttagcaattataaaaaattctcaacttttgaataaatatttagtaacaaaacaattaaataagttttcaaacaaataattatactaaataataaataatttgtaacatatgaaaatgaaatttataactaaaacgtcttaatttaatattaataaaatttgttatacGGTGAGCTTGCTATTTTCCTACATaccataaaaatataaaccCAAAACATAAACTAAATAGCATATAAagatctattattttattttttttcaattaactttatatttttttctaagatttttataatttgcaTGGGCCAAAGTtagttatgaatattttttttctcgcACTTagtggtaaaaaaaaatatataaatgctTTTAAACAAATACATGcaaatataaatatgaaatttaatttatttaagtaaaaataccaaaaattcattttttaacatttgcgattattatttttaataataaaacttttgtggttaatagaattattttaataaaaatagttttgtttaatttgattaattttaaagttggtaaacttattataaataatatcaaataaatatgaaaaaatttcCTAAATTACTCTCGATTTTTGAACACATTGTCAAAAAAATTCTGTcctcaatattttaaaataaataaaaagtactcaacattaaatatatatttttaaaaaataatttaaaaattgaaacaaattcaaaaattttttattatactacTTATTACAATTATTACAATTTTGTATCTTTAAACAATTATTATACTCCTCATTACAATAAACaaatattgattaaaaaatatatttttattataatatttatgacataaaaaataagtttatttTGCCGTCTTTTTCTTTCGAAAAgattaactattatttttgttaaaatattgatcttcttctttcttcgttAAATGTTCACACATGCATGCAGAGATATATATTACACCACAtaactattaattaaaaaacaaaattattttcaaaattcaaaacttttaaaaataattaatcgaGATAATTCAATTCAGTTTAAATAATAACTATTTCAATCATATTATTGGTATGTTCAAAATTAACTATATATTgccaatgagttataactcaaattGCATAGTCTCCTCATATTCATCTAAGAGGTTGCgaatttgaatttctttatcTTTGCTAAAAAAAATGGTTCAAAAACTATTTAAGAAGGCTCAGTATCACAATCCAATACTTCGAGGCCCAATATCACAATCCAATACATTCAAAGATCCACTTTCACTACATCCAAGCCAATGTCAGCAACATGACTTGCCTTTAAATCCTCCCATAAGCTCTTAAGCTCTCTGAATCATATTTGTAAACTGTTTCCCTACCTACCAACATTGTTACACGTGTCATCATGATACCTTTCTAAGAGAATATCGATATATGAAAATCTGTATACTATAATTGGCCTCTTATTAATCGAATTAGATATAAGTGAGTCAAATTCGATTAAAcctgattttaattaattttgatattgatTATAGAATTGTAGAATCCGAATCAAACTGAATATTCGTTtaactttaaattaattttaaaaaaataaaatataataatatatatacttttttacctaaattatgatatttatttaagtataattttatttttttattattatatattatttacatattttttaatacttttaaaatatttttctaatcttTATTTTCAATCGAGTATATGATGAATCAatctaattcaaatttaattgattCGAATTGGTTTGAGTTTACTTACAGAAAATCTCATATCCAAACCAATTCGAACACATTAAAATTTAATCGATttggttcttatttttctccaaactCAAACTAACCAAATCCTTAAACACTCATAGTTCTTACATATTATAGGTTGCCACTATTAATGTTGTCATAAATCGTCCTGGCAACTTCTTTCTCCTCTGCTCTTTCTTTTAATCATGCTGACATCATCATCGATGTGTAGGATCTCTCTTTCTTGATTTTTTGTCCTTTTGATTTTGTCATACTAATATCCTCCACACATTTTTCCTTCTTTGTCAAATAGACTATCGCTTATTTTTTACGAAGATAAGCTACCAAATGCAAAACTTTTTGAGGCACAGAAGGTCTTTCTTATTCAAACCCAAGCTAACCTAGGAGCAACTGTGGTGATCTTTTTGATGAAGTTCAAGATAAGAAACTCTAAGGTTggcatttttgaaaatggatgCTTCTATCAATATGAATCTCTTTTTCTCATTGAATTTATTGATAAGCGGATAAATGCCGGTCAAAAATTATCAAAAGTATTTTTCCAAATcaacgttgcaagtacagtcttAACTGACGAAATTTTTGCTAATCAAAGTTAAAATGTGTcacaaatgaaataaataactGGGAGTAGAATTCGGGATGTTTTCCCTCGAAGTTGACACAAGATGAAAATTATTGGTTAGGATTTTCTGgaggttttttttttgaagtgaaggacaagaaaaataaataactagaaATTATAGCAATATATAACTAGCAAAAGTTGATAATTAATCAATGTAAAAAGCCTTGGTTAGGGGCGAGAATCGAAATTTCTATCCTCGTTGTCAGGGACGAATCCACTCTTTAGGGTGTGGGGCAAGCGCCCCCACTACAATTTGGAATTTTATTgagtagtatataataataatatttatttgtcctcactaaattattaaatttgacccacaataattttttattcaacttttGATACTTGATAGCCAATTTAAGAACGCCATATTAGATGTCCATTATAATGATCaagtttcaaatttaaataagattgaTGTTCTTTCTTAGAAATCGTCTCGAAAGAATATTATCTATTCATTtgtatttcttcttttaaaattagctttagttttttttgttcAGAATAACTACACTAATTAAATAAACTTTTTCAACTATAAATAATATCATCAAGAGCTAATTGTATGAAAGTTGAGTTTTAAATGATTGTTTAACGagatatagaaaaaaatattttaattatattgtcaaggttttaaaatatgaaatataaaaaattaaattttaaattatatgttattatttaaattactattttagtattttaatttgtaattagatattttgaaacctaatcatattttacaataacaaaatataattataacaataattatactacatatacataaaataatcaCTTGTAAagaataaatcttaaaatacaaaatatacattaaaaataagttaaatgatatatgcatttatacacaAATTTATAGTAGATAATTTAAtagctaattttttatgtaaacgtaatatttttattataaaaattattatcatgttatatatatttcacCTCCATTATCAAAATTTTCTGGATCCGTCACTGCTCGTTGTCTTTTCCAAGTGTGATGGTAAAGCTCattgctctcacttagttatcctctaacaattgaaggaaattcaagtgaacaccactaactttagctcacaagtcctagtcacttCATAGAGAAGAACTAGAGTTGGTGAGGTTCAAGCTAGTTAGCAATTTCTAATTACCAATTAACACTTGAGTATAACAATTCAAGTggctccaattactcaaccccTAAACCAAGCAAGAAAATCTACTCCATTATCATGGATGACATTtcctcaaacacttggtgggtgcaaataaaagacatgataaaaatgataaaataattcaaTCCAAATTACCACGAACAATAATCAGCCataacaaacaagcaaaaacAATAGATATGGAAATTACTCAATGCAATAATAAAATTCAAGAGTAACAAAATCTAAACATGAATTCAAGTAACCAAATTGAAAAGAATactaaagaaattaaagaagaaaactataagaaaaatgactaaaattgAAGGTAACAGCAGTTTCTCTCAAGATCCAACAGAAAGCAAAAGCTAAGAATACCAAAAACCTTAGAGAGAAGTAGGAGTTTCTCTCACTagaattcaaaactcaaaaactaaGCTAAAGTGTAAGTGTCTCTGTCCCAGCTCCATTCTCAACTTATTGTCTTCATTttcgggcttgaaactgggcaaaaaatcagcccagaaatcgcctcCAGCGAATTCCTGTAATTGCAGCACGTGATGCTCGTCACGCGTATGGGTCAGCCACGTGTACGTGTCACCTGGACTGTGCAGtggtcacgcgtatgcatcagtcatgcgtacgcgacAGTGGACAACGCTACtggtcacgcgcacgcatcagccacgcgtgcgcgtcggtcCCAGCTGCTcaaatcttcaatttcttgtgttccttccactttaaCATGCTTTCTCGTCATCTCCTGtaccattcctgccctataaatcatgtaatcactcaacaaacgcatcacggtatcgaatggtaatacGATAGGATTcaaaattagtaatttaaaggcataggaagcatgttttcaatcataacacAAAATTCAGAAGGAAACTTAAAAACATGGAAATTATATAGGTAAGCATGAGGatagttgataaaatccactaatTTTAACACTAAGATGTGGGTGATGGTGGAGTAGCTGCTTGGTGCCAAGCTTTCGGTGGTGGCACAGCAGGCGGCACATAGGAAGGAGTCATTCACGCTGAAGCTGGTCTGGTTGCGTGAGTGTGTCCGACAGATGCCCCCCACCGACGATCCTGAGACCTTCTGACAGTATGCTCGATGTTACATTATGTTACTGATCAGAGGGTATCTGCTGATAAACAAGTCCAACAACCTGGTGCACGTACGGTGGCTGCCACTTCTCTGGGACTTCGCAGAGTGTAGGGCGTTATCATGGGGCTCTGTTGTGCTGGCCTGGACTTATCAGTCACTCTGTTTGGTGGCACAGCGGGGAGTCACGAATATCGCCGGTTGCACTCCGCTGCTGATGAGTTAGATGTTCCAGAGATTTTCTCAGTGGTGTCCACCGGATAGAGGAGTCTACCAGTACCCGCTAGCTGCCAGGTatcaaaatattactttttcgTTTCATGTTAAACTTTGTTGTTAATTCGCATTGGTTGTAACTTAAGAAGTTGTATATGTCTTTGTTACTTTCAGATTGGTTGGATTGCAGCAGCAGAGTAGAGACCAGCACCAGTCCAGGGTCTTGCAGTATAGGGTATCCATCGACCGGTTATGGTTCGTGAGGTAAGTcatgaaattaaatattttgatatttccTTCAAAGTGCTGTGTTGTAATACTTGGTATTTtgttaaacatttttttattcaatttgcaTGGAGGGTGTACGACGACCCTACACTGCAAGGTTTGTGCCCATATTGGTTCTATGAGGAGGACGAGTGGGGTACTTGGTTGTCGGCCGTTCCTATAGTCTGCTTTAACATTCTCATGTTTTACCACGTCGATCGGGTGAAACGGCAGTTCAATAGGGAGTAGCCAGTGCCAGGAATTTTAGTGAATCTTGACAAGTATGAACGTGGTTAGTTTCTTCAAAGTTATACGTTGGTTGTTGTTTGTGCATCTAATAGTGAGactatcttatttatttaatgtGTTTAACATCAGGTATCTGACCACCACTGATCGCGGTGAGGATGTTTGGTGGCCGGAACGACTCCAACAGTGGTACGACGGTTGGAGGCAGAGGTTCGAGCATGGTCGCAGGATCACAGTTCATTATACAGTCGATACTAGGCCGACCGTTGAGTACTACGATTGGTGGCGCGAGACTTGCCGTGGGAGGCATCTATCCGGCCAGGAGGTTTTGGAAGACCCCAGGTTGGTGGAGTTGCCCCCCGACGTGCAGCCTACTGCCAGTTAGCCGAGGGACGATCTGACCCTTCTGAGGGGCGTGCCGGATCAGAGGAGACGTGTGAGGGAGGTCAGAGAGGACACTCGCTAACCAACTAGAAGGGAGCGTCGCCCAGGTGAGCCCGTCCAGAGGGAGAGGGTCAGGCCTCAACAGGCTAGGGGTGACGCAGACTCGGAGGAGGAGGTGGAGTTCCACCGTCACGAGGATTACGGAGATCTACCAGTTCACGGTGACGTTCCACCTACAGCACCGACTCATGCACTTCCTCTCCCTCCCTCACACCTCGGAGCGCGGCATTCATCCAGATCTGGTGGGCATCAGTCTCAGCCAGCATGGGATACATCACCACCCGGTTTGCATGAGGGAGGTCCATCCTGGACCCAGCATAAGGATGATGTCTTCCTTGATGAGATTCTGCTCGACGATGCTTTCCTATACACGATGCAGGAACCCGTCATGAATAGGTTAGCCGAGACATTTTGCACAGGCAGAGAGGTTGGCATCACGGAGGACCATCACCCATAAGCTCCTGCCCAGACCTCGTCTTGGATGCCTCATATATCACCCTCATCTGCTGGGTCATACGAGACGGGACTTCGGCCAGGCAGCCAGTACGCGACTCCCCTCTCCCACGACTATGGCATGTACCTGACCCAGTCCCAGCCTCAAGTGACCTCACCCATAGCTCCTCATCCGCAGACTCAGCTTCAGTTACACCAGTTTGCCACGGGTTCATCGTCCGGAGGGATGTAGACGTATCATCCTCACAGTCAGCCGGAGCCTGCAGCCATGGGCCTAGATCCTCGACCGGCCTAACCTCAGTGATAGGCTCAGCCTCCCCCATGTGGCATTGGACACAGGCGTCACTACCAGGATCCAACCCAGAGATAGGACTTGTAGTATTGTCTGTACTGTAGTTTGATTTACACTATGTAtgtatttttcattatttaggTGTATGGTATGTAGATTCGGATTTAACTTGGACTGAATATTAGTGGTACTTTGTTTGTGTATATTGTTATttatattcgtcttctttcttATTTGCATTTATGTTTATGCTTACTgttcctttaaaaaaaaaaccaacatCTCATAAAGTGATTACTTCTCATTAAAACTTTGGTTAGAACTTTAACAGTTTTACGTACATTAACACTGCAACATTTGACAACACACTACATAAAAAAAGACCAACACATGCCAACTTCGGTAAACATACGACACTAGTGAGACTTATACATCACCCATGGGCATGACTGTGTTTACTACACAGGCCACACCGCTTCTCATGCCGCTCGGTCTCGTCCATGTCATTCCGGAATCTGGTGGACACGGGCCTTCCAGTTACCTTCCGACGCATTGATGGGTTAGGACATAGCCTAGTCCCATGCCACTCCGCCCACATCGACTCGTCTAGGATAGGAGAAAACTCCATCTCGTACACCTTGAAAACAACTTCCTATTTGTACACAGGATGAACATACGGGCCTTACTCAATGCTAGCAGCGGCACACCCAGCTAGTGCGTGACGGCACAGATAGTGGAGTGACTGGAATAAACCGTAGTCACACATGTCCTTCGATAGCCGAACACGGAAGGAACCGCCCCCCATCCCTCAAACGGCTCAAGCTCCTTTACAACAAACACCAATGCCCGCCTGTCGCAGTGAGTGACACGCATCTTCAGTATCCCTTTTCTGTTATTCTCTATGGCGGCCAATAGTCTCTGTGAGAATCGGCATCCAGCAGCGAGCTATGACTGCGCCTCTCTACCCTTCGTCACGAATAACTTCTGTAATCTCTTGTACGTGATGCGCACAATGGCAGATATTGGCAAGTACTGGGTGCCCTTCAACACTGCATTGATGCACTCGGATAGATTTGTCGCCATATGGCCAAATCGACGCCTGCCGTCGCAATGTTGTAGCCAAATCTCCTTCCTAAAACGAGTAGCCCAGTCAACCATGGTAGGTGAGACTCCTCTTAATGCATCCATGTACCACTCGTAACCGGCCTTGCTTGGACTATAAGCAGCATTAATGAGGTACCTCTTGCCCTCGGCTGACTTGAACCGTGTCATGAAGTTCGCAGCCATGTGTCTGATATAGTAAGCATGGTAGGCTCTAGGGGATGCCAACCACTGTCATCGGAGCTAAGCGCTGCCTTGATAACTTGAGATCTGTCAGAGATAACCAGCAGGCCGTCTTATGGGGTGACGTGGCATCTCAGATTAGTTAGGAAGAACGACCATGACTCCGTGCTCTCGGACTCTGCAATGACAAATGCAATAGGCAGGATGTTGCTATTCCTATCTTGCGCCACCGTAATAAGCAACATACCACCATACCTGCCATACAGATGCATCCCATCTACAGAGACAAAGGGCTTGCAATACTTGAAGGCTTCTACACATGACGGGAAAGACCAAAATACCTTGTCGAACATACTGCAGTCACGTACAAGCAGTtgtgcattgtagaatggtttGACGTGGAGGTCACAAATGGTACCAGAAAAATAGCTCTGCAGTTCCTGAAGCAACTTGGGAACCTTATTGTACGACTTCTCCCAATCCCCATAGATTTGTGCAATTGCCTTCTGCTTGGCCAACCACACCTTTCTGTAGGATGGCTTGAAGTGGTAGCTCGCCTGGACTGCACCTTGCAAAACTGGAATGCTGACAGAGGGGTTGGACTGTATCAACGGCAAGATGACCCAACATATCAGACTGCTGTCTAGCTGACGATGGTCTTGAGACATGGTGGATGCCAGACAACTATGCACTCCACCAACCCCCCGAACGATTCTCTATAACCACTGTCCGCCATGTAATCCTCGTCCGACTCCTCCTCGCCCTCCTTCGCCTCATCCACTAGAACGACGACATGAATGGGCGGTTGATGCACCATTATTTTGGGCTACATCttatgcttaattgagtggattt
This sequence is a window from Arachis duranensis cultivar V14167 chromosome 2, aradu.V14167.gnm2.J7QH, whole genome shotgun sequence. Protein-coding genes within it:
- the LOC107474774 gene encoding uncharacterized protein LOC107474774, with the protein product MASSPTPTPTPTPSSPKLIAPITTITATTTTTTTTNTTNDAVSPTKKPQPIPWTHQETVNLIRAYQEKWYALKRGPLRANQWEEVAVVVAARCGYDFNHPCKSAVQCRHKMEKLRQRHRAEKKQHLLTTSRVPARATWQYYGLMDELERGPMPISARPITSMAPTGGNDEYGNYGSFDQNDDDFIEENEERENYIKSKSINYLLSKKPSMNKCSGILRDRVPKGLWRFDDADYDDDDVNYLDDDDDDDDDDGNCGGGGGDERGVVMVDERALVSGLSTEIKDFTERFIGMENLKMRIVKETERRRLEMENRRMEMILESRQRTIDSIGRVFGSSKRLKMSEGS